Sequence from the Panulirus ornatus isolate Po-2019 chromosome 61, ASM3632096v1, whole genome shotgun sequence genome:
atgagcgagggagggaggaagcgtcAGGCAGGCGAgctggagcgagggagggaggggagcgggcGAGCGTCAggaggagcgagcgagcgagcaaggGAGGGACCGTCCAGCTAGCTACCTGCCTCCCTCGCtctggtgttgtgtatgtgtctgtgtgtttctttgGTGTAGTGCGGAGGTGTAGGGTGAAGGctagagcgagggagggagcgtccATCTAGCTACCTGCCTCCCTCGCTCTGgtgttgtgtatgtctgtgtgtctctctggtgTAGTGCGGAGGTGTAGGGTGAAGGctagagcgagggagggagggagcgtccaGCTAGCTAGCTACCTGCCTTACTcgctctggtgttgtgtgtgtgtgtctgtgtgtctctctggtgTAGTGCGGAGGTGTAGGGTGAAGGctagagcaagggagggagcgtCCAGCTAGCTACCTTCCTCCTtcgctctggtgtgtgtgtgtgtgggtctgtgtgtctctctggtgTAGTGCGGAGGTGAACGGTGCCTGACGtctggagcgagggagggaggagcgagcgTCAGGCGCGGGTGAGGCGGAGCGGGCgaggcgagcgagcgagggagggagggaccgtccagccagccagctgcctGCCCGCCTGCCTCGCTCtggtgttgtctctctctctctctctctctctctctctctctctctctctctctctctctctctctctggtgtagtGCGGAGGTGCAGGGTGACGTCACGCCCTCCGGACAGTTTAAGGAGGGCTACTGCGGATATAGATCAGCGCAGCGTTGCCGCtcttccctgtctctccctcccccacacatacacacacacacacacacacgcgggttcTCCTCACTCTCTTCGGCAACGTAAAAGATCGCTGAGGAGTGTCGCTAGCTAGCCACACCAGTGTGTCGCTGgggccaacacacccacacccacaccttgtGTGAAGGTAAGTGTGACGCGTGCTCGTTACGGGTCGTCTTAACAACGTAACACGTTTGTTTCATAGTTCCGTGACGCCTACATCCtgcagcaaaacacacacacacacacacacacacacacacacacacgcacacgtacgtaaacttatgtatgcatgcatacacacacgtgtgacatatacacacacacatgtatacatagtgaTCGAGAGAATCATAGATATGTAGTTAGtaataaactaatatatatatatatatatatatatatatatatatatatatatatatatatatatatatatatatatatatatatattgttgttgttgttcgctgatgatacagcgctggtggctgattcatgtgagaaactgcagaagctggtgactgagtttggtaaagtgtgtgaaagaagaaagttaagagtaaatgtgaataagagcaaggttattaggtacagtagggttgagggtcaagtcaattgggaggtgagtttgaatggagaaaaactggaggaagtgaagtgttttagatatctgggagtggatctggcagcggatggaaccatggaagcggaagtggatcatagggtgggggagggggcgaaaattctgggagccttgaagaatgtgtggaagtcgagaacattatctcggaaagcaaaaatgggtatgtttgaaggaatagtggttccaacaatgttgtatggttgcgaggcgtgggctatggatagagttgtgcgcaggaggatggatgtgctggaaatgagatgtttgaggacaatgtgtggtgtgaggtggtttgatcgagtaagtaacgtaagggtaagagagatgtgtggaaataaaaagagcgtggttgagagagcagaggagggtgttttgaaatggttcgggcacatggagagaatgagtgaggaaagattgaccaagagaatatatgtgtcggaggtggagggaacgaggagaagagggagaccaaatttgaggtggaaagatggagtgaaaaagattttgtgtgatcggggcctgaacatgcaggagggtgaaaggagggcaaggaatagagtgaattggagcgatgtggtataccggggttgacgtgctgtcagtggattgaatcaaggcatgtgaagcgtctggggtaaaccatggaaagctgtgtaggtatgtatatttgcgtgtgtggacgtatgtatatacatgtgtatgggggtgggttgggccatttctttcgtctgtttccttgcgctacctcgcaaacgcgggagacagcgacaaagcaaaaaaaaaaaaaaaaaaaaaaatgtatatatatatatatatatatatatatatatatatattattgttattgttaatattatcattatcataaaaattattattattattatcattattattattcataatacctaatcgctgtttcccgcgtcaacgaggtagcgccaggaaacgacgaagaatggcccatccacccatccacttatgtatagacataaacgcccatgcacgcatatatacatacacatacatacacacacagacatatacatatatatgcatgtacatattcatacttgcttgccttcattttgTTCATTATTAACTGTACAGATCCAATCTTAGTCTTGATCCCTATGtataagcaaaatatatatatatatatatatatatatatatatatatatatatatatatatatatatatatatatacatacatatatatatcgcgttGCTGTGGGGccgaggatggatgaaggcaagcaagtatgaatatgttcatgcgTCTGTATGTAatatctgcatatgtgtatgtatatttatgtatatgttgatatgtatatgtatgtgtatatacatgtatgagcttttatatatatatatatatatatatatatatatatatatatatatatatatatatatatatatatatgtatatatatatgtctttctttctttcatactattcgccatttcccgcgttagcaaggtagcgttaagaacagaggactgggcctctgagggaatatcctcacctggcctcgttctctgttccttcttttggaaaatcaaaaaaaaacgagaggggaggatttccagctccccgctccctccccttttagtcgccttctacgacacgcagggaatacgtggcaagtattctttctcccctatccccagggataatatatatatatatatatatatatatatatatatatatatatatatatatatatatcgtcctttTACTGCCTGCTGACCATCACACATTACCTCCGCATTTCGACCCAGTTTCCCCCTTCTGTGGTGTAGCTGTGTGGGTCTTTGTTCCTGTGGCGCTGGACGCCTCTCTCGCTTCTTCTTGCATGAGTCCCTCCTCACCCtttctcacccccacacccccacaaccccacactcctcCTTCTATCAATCTTGTCATTAAAGTTAATCTCAACCccccttctgcctctctctctctctctctctctctctctctctctctctctctctctctctctctctctctctctctctctctctctctctctctccttccttgacagtgtgtgtgtgtgtgtgtgtgtgtgtgtgtgtgtgtgtgtgtgtgtgtgtgtgtgtgtgtgtgagtgtgtgttcctTCTcgtgcgcgcacgtgtgtgtgtgtgtgtgtgtgtgtgtgtgtgtgtgtatgtgtgtgagtgtgtgtgtgtgtgtgtgtgtgtgtgtgtgtgtgtgtgtgtgtgtgtgtgtgtgttccttctcgtgcgcgcacgtgtgtgtgtgtgtgtgtgtgtgtgtgtgtgtgtgtgtgtgtaattacctatttatagttACTTCATTATattctacggggagggagttatacacccGTAGGACCTCATCCCTTGCACATTTCTACTGCCATACAACATCTTCAATATCTCTCTACTGTATCTGCATTAACCATAGCCTCTGTCATTTCaatccattcatccactggtCTCGTACCATAGAAGTATGTCATTATGTCTTTTCTTAAATATTAAGTTACgtcgtttattattattattattattattattactgttattattattatcattattattattattattattatcattattattattttatcattattaatattttattattatcgttattatcattatttttattattatcattattattattattattattattattattattattattattatcatattacatCGATTCATTCTATGAAATCGTAAAGGTTGCGTTCCATTCGCCTTGATCAAATCActcttgtctccttttttttcccctcctttttatGTCATCATTCAACGTTGTGGTaccgttttttgttgttttccagAGAccttctgttctgtttctgtgcaatttttttttttctaatgcgatcggcttctttttttttaaagatcgATTGGCCAAACTTGAGGATCAGATTCTCTTTATAGCCTTATGTCGGATGTGAGCAGCTTGCTGAACTCCTCCCTAGAGTCAGGTCTGTCGAAGGGGGTTGAGTACCCCTTATCCGAAATGCTTGGGATCGAAGTATTTCGGGTTTGGAGAATATTTCCATATACaaaatgagatatgtggaaaacaggatggtatgggaACAAACGGGTAAGAGCTGAAACGTAGCTCAAAATTTGGACCTTTCAACGGCCTTCTTCGGAAgctgattccagcattcggcgAGACTCTGTTCCCCTTGTGGTCACCGGGTGGGACGCCTTGGCATGTCGCTCTCTGACTGGATCGCTTGTCTTGCTGCCTCCACCCGTTCCTAGCGATCTCcgctgcctgacatgaccagaAAACCAACCCTTGTGTTAGCGTTGTTCTAAATCCCTTCCTCTAGTGAAGCTTTCACACTATCACAAAACGGTTTGTCACTTGTCTGTAGTAGTGGCCTTGGCGTTGACCGTTGAGTGATAGTGTGAACGCTTACCTAGAggaaagggattaagaacaacgtTAACACAAAGGCTGGGTTTATCTGCTGGTCATGTCTGGCAGCGGAGATCGCTTGGAACGGGTGGAGGCAGCAAGACAAGCGATCCAGTTAGAGAGCGACATGCCAAAGCGTCCCACCCGGTGAACATAGGAGAACATTTGCAGGGGAACACAGTCGAAATGGTGACCTACGTTTCAGCTCTAACCCATTTCTTCCTGGGTTATGGCTGCCTTTCAGCCAGGCTTGGAAACTGTACGTCTGATAAGGGATCAGTCCGTTCCTTCAAGGAACGGTACGTATGATAAGGGATCAGTCCGTTCCACGTTAACATTTGTGCACTTGCTACATTTAGCACTCAttgagaaatggagagagagagagagagagagagagagagagagagagagagagagagagagagagagagaactgattcTGGAGGAGAAATATATTTCTCTGAagcaatatatagatatatatatttctaatgatTATCAGACCGAGACGTAATACTCCGGCGAATCATCCATCTATTTCTTTAATACTCCAGCCAATCATCCATCTATTTAATACTCCGGCGAATCACCCATCTATTTAATACTCCAGCCAATCATCCATCTATTTCGTTAATACTCCAGCCAATCATCCATCTATTTCTTTAATACTCCAGCCAATCATCCATCTATTTCGTTAATACTCCGGCCAATCATCCATCTATTTCGTTAATACTCCAGCCAATCATCCATCTATTTCGTTAATACTCCGGCCAATCATCCATCTATTTCGTTAATACTCCGGCCAATCATCCATCTATTTCGTTAATACTCCGGCCAATCATCCATCTATTTCGTTAATACTCCGGCCAATCATCCATCTATTTCCTGGTCTTTCCAGATGAGCGACAGCGACGAAGACGACTACGGACGGAGCTAcagcaggagaagcagcagcagcagcagcaggagcagcagtcgTAGGGTGGCGACCCACGACTATGGTGACGGTGAGGAAGACTCCCAGAGCCAAGACAGTCGGCGGGACATGTTCAGCGACTACATCGAGGCTGGCGGGGCCTTCCTGAAGGACAGCGACGAGGGCCAGGCCCTGGAAGACCCTCCCTACGGCGGCCCGGAGCTCCTGAACAGCCCCGGCAGCGACACCGAGGGCCTCTTCACCGCCCGAAGGAAAGGGGCGAGAGATCACGgcaacagtggtagtagtagtagcaatagcgtGAAGGGGGTGTTGGACAGCCTCCATCAGGCGGTCAACGACAGCGACTGGAGCCCCAGGCAAGGCGGGCACACCAAAGACGACAGCACCAGTCGAAGTCATAGCTTCGACAGCGACCATTTCAGTTACAGGTTCGGCGACAACGACAGCGACGGCAGCCGGAGTAACAAGAAGAAGGGCGGGGGGTCGAACCTTGAAGACGACGAGAGTTTGACGGATCAGGATAGCCTCCCGTGCTGCTGTGTGTTGCTATGAACCACGGCAGCAGTCATCCGTCGTGCTGCTGTGTGTTGCTATGAACCACGGCAGCAGTCATCCGTCGTGCTGCTCTGTGTTGCTATGAACCACGGCAGCAGTCATCCGTCGTGCTGCTGTGTGTTGCTATGAACCACGGCAGCAGTCATCCGTCGTGCTGCTCTGTGTTGCTATGAACCACGGCAGCAGTCATCCGTCGTGCTGCTGTGTGTTGCTATGAACCACGGCAGCAGTCATCCGTCGTGCTGCTGTGTTGCTATGAACCACGGCAGCAGTCATCCGTCGTGCTGCTGTGTGTTGCTATGAACCACGGCAGCAGGCATCCGTCGTGCTGCTGTGTTGCTATGAACCACGGCAGCAGGCATCCGTCGTGCTGCTGTGTGTTGCTATGAACCACGGCAGCAGTCATCCGTCGTGCTGCTGTGTGTTGCTATGAACCACGGCAGCAGGCATCCGTCGTGCTGCTGTGTGTTGCTGTGAACCACGGCAACAGGCATCCATCGTGCTGTTGTGTGTTGCTATGAACCACGGCAGCAGGCATCCGTCGTGCTGCTGTGTGTTGCTATGAACCACGGCAGCAGTCATCCGTCGTGCTGCTGTGTGTTGCTATGAACCACGGCAGCAGTCATCCGTCGTGCTGCTGTGTGTTGCTATGAACCACGGCAGCAGTCATCCGTCGTGCTGCTGTGTGTTGCTATGAACCACGGCAACAGGCATCCATCGTGCTGTTGTGTGTTGCTATGAACCACGGCAGTATTCAtctgtgctgctgtgtgttgTTATGAACCACGGCAGCAGGCATCGTACTGCTATGTGTTACTATGACCCACGGCAGCAGCAGGCAGTCATCGTGCTGCTGTGGGTTGCTATGAACCACGGCAGCAGTCAGTCAtctgtgctgctgtgtgttgcTATGAACCACGGCAGCAGTCATCCATCGTGCTGTTGTGTGTTGCTATGAACCACGGCAGTATTCAtctgtgctgctgtgtgttgcTATGAACCACGGCAGCAGGCATCCATCGTGCTGTTGTGTGTTGCTATGAACCACGGCAGTATTCAtctgtgctgctgtgtgttgTTATGAACCACGGCAGCAGTCATCGTACTGCTATGTGTTACTATGACCCACGGCAGCAGCAGGCAGTCATCGTGCTGCTGTGGGTTGCTATGAACCACGGCAGCAGTCAGTCAtctgtgctgctgtgtgttgcTATGAACCACGGCAGTTAGCATATGGGCTGCTGTGTGATGCTATGAACCACGGCAGCAGTCATccatgctgctgctgtgtgttgctatgaaccacggcagcagtcatccatgctgctgctgctgtgtgttgctATGAACCACGGCAGTATTCAtctgtgctgctgtgtgttgcTATGAACCACGCCAGCAGTCATCGTGCTGCTGTGTGTTGCTGTGAACCACGGCAGCAGGCAGTCATCCGTGCTGCTGTGTGTTGCTATGAACCACGGCAGTCAGTCATCCATCGTGCTGCTGTGTGTTGCTATGAACCACGGCAGCAGGCATCGTGCTGCTGTGTGTTGCTATGAACCACAGCAGCAGGCAGTCATCCGTGCTGCTGTGTGTTGCTATGAACCACGACAGCAGGCAGTCATCCGTGCTGTTGTGTGTTGCTATGAACCACGGCAGCAGTCATCTGGGCTGCTGTGTTGCTATGAACCACGACAGCAGGCAGTCATCCGTGCTGTTGTGTGTTGCTATGAACCACGGCAGCAGTCAtctgtgctgctgtgtgttgcTATGAATCACGGCAGCAGTCATCTGGGCTGCTGTGTTGCTATGAACCACGACAGCAGTCATCGTGCTGTTGTGTTGCTATGAACCACAGCAGCAGGCACCGTGCTGCTGTGTGTTGCTATGAACCACGACAGCAATCATCCGTGCTGCTGTGTGTTGCTATGAACCACGGCAGCAGGCAGTCATCCGTGCTGTTGTGTGTTGCTATGAACCACGGCAGCGGTCAGTCATCCGTGCTGCTGTGTGTTGCTATGAACCACGACAGCAGTCAGTCATCCGTGCTGCTGTTGTGTTGCAATGAACCACGGCAGCAGGCACCGTGCTGCTGTGTGTTGCTATGAACCACGGCAGCAGGCAGTCATCCGTGCTGTTGTGTGTTGCTATGAACCACGGCAGCGGTCGGTCATCCGTGCTGTTGTGTGTTGCTATGAACCACGAcagcagtcagtcatccatgCTGCTGTTGTGTTGCTATGAGCCACGACAATTAGTCAGTCATCCGTGCTGCTGTGTGTTGTTGCTATGAACCACGGCAGCAGTCAtctgtgctgctgtgtgttgcTATGAACCACGGCAGCAAGCAATCACCGTGCTGTTGTGTTGCTATGAACCAAGGCAGTTAGTCATCGTGCTGCTGTGTGTTGCTATGAACCACGGCAGCAGGCACCGTGCTGCTGTGTGTTGCTATGAACCACGGCAGCAATCATTCGTGCTGTTGTGTGTTGCTATGAACCACGGCAGCAATCATCCGTGCTGTTGTGTGTTGCTATGAACCACGGCAGCAGGCATCCGTGCTGCTGTGTGTTGTTGCTATGAACCACGGCAGCAGGCACCGTGCTGTTGCGTGTTGCTATGAACCACGGCAGCAGGCAGTCATCCGTATTGCTGCTGTGTGTTGCTATGAACCACGACAATTAGTCAGTCATACATGCTGCTGTGTGTTGCTGTGAACCACGGCAGCAGTCAGTCATCCGTGCTACTGTGTGTTGCTATGAACCACGACAGGAGTCAGTCATCCGTGCTGCTCTGTGTTGCTATGAACCACGACAGGAGTCAGTCATCCGTGCTGCTCTGTGTTGCTATGAACCACGGCAGCAGTCATCCATCGTGCTGCTCTGTGTTGCTATGAACCACGGCAGCAGGCATCTGGGATGCTGTTGTGTTGCTATGAACCACGGCAGCAATCATCCGTGCTGTTGTGTTGCTATGAACCACGGCAGCAGTCATCCATCGTGCTGCTCTGTGTTGCTATGAACCACGGCAGCAGGCATCTAGGCTGCTGTGTGTTGCTATGAACCACGGCAGCAATCATCCGTGCTGTTGTGTTGCTATGAACCACGGCAGCAAGCAGGCATCGTGTTGCTGTGTGTTGCTATGAACCACGGCAgcagttaatcacacacacacacaaaaacttaaAATCACatcgaaaaagaaaacaaacaaaaaaactacTTTCTCGCGTTTCTGACTTAAATAGTTggtgcgttttcttttttttttcttttactcgaACGCACAGACAACGAAATGCAAGAACGCAACTATTTTTCATCTTTACTTTAGATTGAACACTAGTGAACAGTCGGCATGCCACTGCCAGTACAATGCTCACTACGTAACAGCTGTGTTACATATTCTTCTCAGGAGAATCATTCCATATCACGTGTAGTTTAGATGCGAGAGATCaatacaccacaaccactcatCGTTGAACTTCTTATACTCCAGAATTTTACGTTTCCGTTGTTCTGTTTTTATTATATGGCCATTTGGGCCTTCGTGGTATAGCGGTCAGCGTTGCTGAGGCATTTACGGGCCGTCCGGAGTCGTActcacataggttcgaatcctgttcgccTCAGTCGATCCACAgttcaacccaactgttcatcctctcccttgTGGGTTGGTTTAATGGAATTGGTACCTGGTTTaagctcccgtggtgtagcggttaacgttcccGGTAGCAATTGATCCAcagttcaacccagctgttcatcctctcccaaGGCATTTGTCAATAGAATTGGTACCTGGCGACAGAtagggtatatgtgtgtatttataacgttagtgaagtgtttcagatatcttggagtggacttggcagcaaatggaaccatggaagtggaaatgggtcataggatgggggagagggcaaaggttctgggagcgttgaagaatgtgtggaaagggagaacgttatcttggagtgcgaaaatgggtatgtttaaaggaacagtggttccaacaatatcatatggttgcgaggcatgggctgtagatagggttgtacggaggagggtggatgtattggaaatggaatgtttgaggacaatttgtggtgtgaggtggtttgatcgagtaagtaatgaaaaggtaagagagatgtgcggtaataaaaagagtgtggttgagagagcagaagagggtgtgttgaaatggtttggacatatggagaggatgagtgactaaagattggcaaagaggatatatgtgccagaggtggagggaacaaggagaagtgggggaccaaattggagatgcaaggcaggagtgaaaaggattttgagcgatcggggactgaacgtgcaagagggtgaaaggcgtgcacaggatgaagtgaattggaacgatgtggtatgcagggatcgacgtgctgtcattggactaaatcaggtcatgagaagcgtctggggtataccattgGAAAGATCagtaggacctggttgtggatagggaactacaTTTTGGGTGTCTAATGTTTACCAGTGCAGAAAACAGCGCGTTTTCCATACTGGGAGTCATGTTGTGCAGTGTCGTAATGGATCGATGAGTTTAGAGCTTTGTCGAGTGGATGAAAATGTCATATTTACCGACTGGCAGGAAAAAAAGGGAGTTTGGAGGCTTGAAGTGTTCCAAGATAGGGTACTACGCTGGCAGGTTTTCGGGTGTATGAGATTGTATTGTATGAGTGGATGAAGGTGCAATGGTATTGCTTAAAGAAGCCATTGGGCCAAAGTTTTTTCAATGAGAGTTTCATTTATCATTTGGGTCTGGTGAAGAGAAGGTTTTGGCGAGTTTCGATTGAACTGTGAATATCAGTAGGAGGAAGGAACATGTCAACAAATGTGTTACGGTGGATTTTGAGTTGGTTTTCCCTAAGTATTCTATTAAAGGATGTGGTCAGGAGTGGCGTTCGGTGATTATGTTTTGTGTGTTCTCTTGGAGATGGGATTTTACTCGTCTGGGTTAGAAGGGCTTCATGTCTTGGTGTTGTGGAACTTAAGATCTTCCTTGTTCGCTAGAGTTGGTCATTGCTGGTGATGTAGTTCGTCGTGTTCTATACCTTTCTTTCTTAATGGTGAGTGGTGCTGTTTTGAGCATTTGTGTCCCCATGTAGGAAGGAAATGGTTCGGTTCAGTGTCTTTTTGTGGTTTCTTTGCTGGGTACGTCAATTTCCCTTCCTGTAATTTTGTTTATCTAGAGAGGTTGTGTGAGCTGAGAGAATTGCGTGTCAACGAGCTCGATCGACAGCGCGTCGTCTGCACCTGATTGGTCCTTTGTTTACATTGTTGCTATGCAATGTCTAGGAGGGTTAACTACTGCTGGACTGGTCAGTTGCATTTGGTAGATGTTTAAAGGCGGGTAACCCATCTCTAGGACCTTGAACGTGAGCGCTACGCCACGTAGAAGGGTAAGTACTGGCGTCTCCACAATGGGTAAGTGttgagcccaggattcgaaccctttcaAGTCCAATTTCATGCTGGAATAGCACTAACCAGTATACCACGGAGTGCCCTCGTCTGTTATGTAGTGTTGACCATGAGAGGTTATGGTGTGTACTGAGTTTTTATGACCGAATCTTTTTGAGTCTGTCCTATCAATCGTGTAGttatagaaatacatatatatatatatatatatatatatatatatatatatatatatatatatatatatatatattgggaaggatcacaattttgcgcgtgatcaagatattcctatgagtccacggggaaaatgaaacacgaaaagttcccaagtgcactttcgtgtaataatcacatcatcaggggagacacaagagagaaatataacagtcagttgatatccatcaaagagacgaagctaggacgtctcttcgatgtatatcaactgactgttatatttctcttgtgtctcccctgatgatgtgattatcacacgaaagtgcacttgggagtttttattgtttcattttccccgtggactcataggaatatatatatatatatatatatatatatatatatatatatatatatatatatatatatata
This genomic interval carries:
- the LOC139767479 gene encoding uncharacterized protein — its product is MSDSDEDDYGRSYSRRSSSSSSRSSSRRVATHDYGDGEEDSQSQDSRRDMFSDYIEAGGAFLKDSDEGQALEDPPYGGPELLNSPGSDTEGLFTARRKGARDHGNSGSSSSNSVKGVLDSLHQAVNDSDWSPRQGGHTKDDSTSRSHSFDSDHFSYRFGDNDSDGSRSNKKKGGGSNLEDDESLTDQDSLPCCCVLL